The genomic segment AGAAGTTTAGAGAGATGCAGGGAAAGTAAAAGGTAATAAAATCCAAGTGCCTGAGTTCTGGTACCAAAAAGCCCTGAAATAACTGTTATTTTTCACTTGGGGTATTCTAACAATTCTgacccattttccttttcttggttgctttttttttttactgctgtcaCTATAAAGAGTCAGACCATAAAATATCCTGCTAttatgagaaatattttaattgttttgcaAGTTTGAGGAGTCATGTTCAGACCACAAGATAAGCAGGACAATAGTAAGAGTCACCTAATTTAAAATTATGGGTGAGGACACAAAAAGGACTTTTCCAATTGCAAGGAGTGGCGTAAAAGTAAAATTACACCCTTtaccaaaaaaaaggaagaaaaaaagacaatgttATATTTACTTTACTCAATATATGTGAATCAGCTGTTACCAGCATTCATTCAGGACTCCCCAATAtttccaatcaaaaaaaaaaaaaaaagtgcaactaCTCTTGGAGAGGAAatgaggggagaaaaagaaaaagataccccacaaGAAACTTCTTGCTACCTCACTGTGTAACCATGTAACCAACCTAACAAAGTTTCACTGAATTAACAGTTACACTTTCAGGTCTGAAATCTAGTGCATAAACTTAATGGCTCATTGTAATATTTATTATTCAACCTTTTGACATTTATTTGTAGCAGTTGAATTGAGGTACCGGGTGCATTATTAGCATTGAAACAGTAAAGTGTTCCAGCTCTACCGTAATAACTGAGTTTACTTGAGTCTTTAGCCTGAAGTATAGTCTGTGGAATGTAAACCAACccttctcccacccctcccccaccctactcaaaaaaaaaacaacaaaaaaacccgcaatggaaaaaaaaagtaatccgATTTCTGTCTTCAAAATGCGATAAACCAGGACTCCAAAAGAGGTGTAACACATTAATGGACTTGTACAAACCATCCTGTGCAGTTTACAACAAAAGGAAGGTATGGTTCAAGAAAATATCTTCCAAAAACTCTTTTATGAATTAAATTTCCTGAATTTGTGACTAGGTGGAAGAGGTATTGCAGAACCGCCCAGCTGCCATTTCCATATAGGATGGGCCTTGTGAGGAGGTTGGGAATCCTTAGTGGTGTTTAAGGAATACGCCGGCCACAAATCCCCATCCTTCCCAATAATGAGTGATGGTGGACAAGGAAaatttgccatgaaattaaatggcCTTTTCACTGCTGATGCTACATTGCTGGCTACCTTTTTGCGTCTGTTTATAACTGTAAAATCATCCAGTGTTCCTTCATGTGTCTCAGTTTTACCTGTAGGACGAGGACTTCTAGCTGATTTCAGATTTGGTTTGACTGGAGGTGTCTGAAGTACAGGTCGCTTTCCCAGTACTAGTGTCCGGTAATTTTTTCTCACCCTGGCACCAAATTTATATTCCCCATCCTCAGGTTTTGGAGAACCTAAAGTGCATGAAAGGCCCTGACTCTGAGCCAGTGGATTTAAGGAAGGAGTTTCTTTTTCAGGGCATGCAAAACCTTCCTTGGCTGTAGTTAACAAGGCGTCCTCCTCTTTACTTTCAGTCACACTGTAAAACTCACCCTTTGTATCATTGCACTCGCACTTTAGCTTATTTGTAATAAGGTCAGGTTCATATTCTTCATTAGCACTACTGTCTTCTACTTTGATTTTAATATTGTGCAGAAACGGCAATGTCCTGTCGCCCGTGTCAGTACAGGGATTCTCGGCTTTAgttgttgctgctactgctgctgtaTCCACCTCGGGATGAGTTGGCGAAGAAGAGGGCAAATCCGTAGCAAATTCAGTACAATGAGGGATTTTGGAATCTTTTTCTGAATTTGCTGCTGCTCCGGAAGAATCATTATTTAAGAACCTAGCAGCTATTGTGTTGTTATCTGCACAGTGTATAGTAGGAGTTGCTTGTAGGCATTTCCTAGCCTCTCGGAGTATTCTTTGTTGTGGAAATGCATTGTTTGTCTTTGGGCTAGGTGAAGAGGCCCCCTCCGCCAGGCAGTTAATTGTCAGGTCAGTTCTCTTTACAATGCTGGAAATTTCAGATTGTGGGAATGTAATCTCAGATACCCTATCGTTCCTTATCTCTGTGAAACAACTCCCCAGGCTGGCCGGGCAGTACACCGGAGACGCTTTGGGGGCCCAGCTCTGCAGATTCCACTCCTCGGGCGACTCCGCTTTGACACTACTCTTGAGGTCGGGAAGTCTGCCGGCATCCTCGAAAGCAGCGGGTTTGGTTGCAGCGGCGGCGGAGGCCAGATGGTACAAGAAGTTGGCCTGCGCCTGCACGCTGGGAGGCTTGCAGAAGCTGGTGCGCCTGAAACGGATGCTCTGCACTGACACTTGGCTGGAGCCGGAGCTAGAGTCCGACTCGGTGGAcgagtcctcctcctcctcctccgagcTGACTTCACTGGAATCCGAGGCCCCActgcccccctcctcctcttcctcctcctcttcctcctcctcctcctctccctcctcctcctcttcctccgaGGACACGGAGTTGCTGGAGCTGGACACACTGGAGCCAAAATCCGAGTCGTTGGCGGCATGGTCCGAGTAGGAGCTGGACTCGGAGTCGCTGCTGCAGCTCTCGGGAAAGCTGCCCAGATGGGGCTGCGGCCGGCGGTGATGAGGGGGGTGGTGACTCGGCTGCGGCAGCTGGGcccggtggtggtggtgatggtgatggtggtggtggtggtggtggtggtggtggtggggcggCGGGCAGAAGCCGCTCACCAGATGAAACCTTTCCAGGCACGTGGcccccgcggccgccgccgccgccgccgccgctgccgccgccgccgccgccgccgccttggCTTTGTAGGAcctgggcagcagcagcagacggCGGGCGCCGGCGTGCGGCGCGAGCAGGCAGTCCTTGGCGCCCCCGCGCTTGCGCTTGCAGCGGTAGGTCAGGCTCACCGGGCCCCcggcgcccgccgccgccgccgccgccgccgccgccgccgccttggGCTGGGGCCCGGCCGCCGACGCCTGGTAgtaggcggcggcggcggcggcagcggcggcggcggcggcggcagcggcggcggcggcggccgggtgCTTGCTGCACAGCAGGCTCCGAAAATAAGCAGGGTCCGAGTGGAAAGCGACGTAGTTTCCCTGGAGCGGGGCAGTTTCATAGTTTAGAGGGGGTTTGCAAGGCGAGCGCACGAGTTCCGGGTAGTGCGAGCCCGGGTATTTGCTAAAAATCTGAGGTAGATGGGCGGCTgggcgcgcggcggcggcggcggcggcggctgcgccCGGGCGCGGGGACTGCGCGCTGATTGGCAGGGGCCGCGCGGCTCCGCTCAGGCCCCGCCAAAGTTGGTGCTTGTCCTTCCAGAAAGCCGGGCgggggccggcggcggcggcggcggcggcggcggcgcgcccTGGCGGCGGCGCCTTTGTGGCCAGGGCCCGGCCGACCCTCCTGCGCTTGGTCTTGAGGACGCGCTCAGTTTTGCAGGAGGTGTAGAGCGCTTCCACGTCTTCCCGGGAGATGAGCGTGCATTTGGCGGCGTGGAAGGCGATGCTGTTGATTGCCTTGAGTTTCCGCAACTCCTCCAGATCGCAGTGgtgctttttcactttcagatgATCCATGCGCTTGTGCACGGTCGTCCTCGGGATGTTTTTCAGCAGATCCGTGAAGACTTGGGAGAGGGCAAACATTTGCTTTCCTTTAATGATGAGGTAGCCGAGCCTCACGCCATCCACCTCTTCAAAACCTGACTTCAGGTCTCCCATGTCGGGCACTAAACGATCCCCACCATTTGCAGTAAATATATACGTGacgcatacatacacatgtatgtatgttaaTCCTCCACCAGATGCTGCGTGTGTCTCAAGGCATCCTGCTAATAAAATAACAAAGACTGTTATTCCCGGCGAAGGGAGTGCCAAACTCGAGGCGAAATtattggggaaaagaaaaaaaaaaaaactatgaaattaCACTGACttgattcttgctttttttttggttttcgtttttttaaaaaagagggaaaaaaccaTCCGGTTTCTGCTCTGCCAGTGTGTTGGTCTAAGTCCCCGCTGCAGATCAGTACCTGGGCCCCTCTATTCCTTCCTTCTCCATTGGAGCACTATGATAATGGAAtgtgaaggagaaagagaaaagacatgCAGCTGCTATTCCCGCCGCTGCTTTAGCTACAAATAAAATGACAGAGTGAAGTGAGCTCGTCCGGAGACACCTTCATCAATTAATTCCCCTAAAGCCAGCGCTGATTGGACACTCCTGACAGGTGATGCAATAAAAATTGATATTCCACCCCTTCCCCCCAAAATCTCCCACTAATTAGCATACCCTTATACTGCCACCTCCCCTCCCAAAGTAAATAATACAGTCGGTATATAAATCTTTCCATTAAACTATCGGAGCTCAGAAACAGCCTGACTCACAGACTTCATCAGAAGCAGTGTGTGtacgctaaaaaaaaaaaaaaaaaaaaaaaaaaaaagccttgtatATTCGCCTTTAAAGGAATATTGcctattttttgctttatttgcaTTTTACCGCTATAGCTATTATCATTtcaaagaaaagcatttttaaaacattattaagCCTAAATAGATATATCCCACCCCccttttcctttggaaaatggAGCTTAAGCGAAACGTGCAGAACAGCCTGGTATTTCCCTTATGGGAGTGGGGAAGGAGCCCGGCTGGGAGCTCCAAAGTTAAATCCGCGCGGTGAACCATCCCAGTACAGACTTACGTTTTGAATTTCTCTCGATTTTccttgtccccccccccccccactaaaATGCCTTTTTACAACCAGAAACAAAGTTATTTGACCAGTGAAGCAGTTCAAGGCTCCAGCTCCGAAACACTGTAACAATTCAACTGAATTTTGGTTCTCTGctggggggtggagtggggaggaggtAGTTTCACGTCAGACCCATAACAAAGCATAGATAAGCCAGAAATGTGTACACTTTTCACAATTAAGCAGGCTGGATTGGAGGCAGGATGGTCCTAGAGTCCCCAGCACAGCCTTAGCCAGGGTCCTGTTCACAACAGGTCAGAATTCCATGGAGCAGATTGCTTCTGTAgcacagaaaagaaaaggtaaacaGCCCAAGGTGCTTCCAGAGGTTTTAGGTAATAACGATGAAAAGAAAGTGCTGCTGTATGATGCAGACTATTTCAGTGGTCTGGGATGCTTTTGGTTGGTAGTTTAAATGAATCTTCCACAGCTCCCATTTTTTTCCATGAAAGCCAAgcatctgcttttaaaaaaaaatcactttggatGAATATCAATATTGTTTAACCTCTTCTTAGTCAAATTAAAGCATATTTTGGTGTCATTTTCAAGGATATCCAAAATATTGCCAAATGAGAGCAAAGGTCTTCCCAGTCGCACCACCACGATCCCAAGGCAGTTTGTTGGCTGCTTTGCAAAATTCGGCAAAATCTTCTTAACTGTTCGGTGTTTGGAACTACAGCATGAATGCAGCCCAGGCATTTATATGTTTCCTTGTTCTTCCAAAAATAGACACATCCGTGTGGTTAAAAGAATAAACGGATATTTCAGAGCctgcaagaaaaaaattgtacagTAATTTCTTCCTTCACATTCAAAAGTTCCAGCTTCCCCTGCTCTGGTCTGACTAGCACAAGCAGGTATGGctcaaagagagagggagagagagagagagagagagagattaaaaaccgaagagtcagacacacaaaaAGGTAGTTTGCATGAAATCCCCACCAtagttccccacccccaccctcatttTTCTTGTAATTTCCCAGGAATTTTGAAGAGAATTGGGAATTTCAAGAAGTGCATCCGGAAATTAAGGAAGTCTATTTAAGAGAGTCTGTAACTCAGAGGTTGGGATTTGAAAAGTCAGCCCTGGACTACTGTTGCACTCAGCACAGATGTAATCGCCGCTCTTCAACTTAATCAATGTGTGTACAAACCGCGATGTCTAGTTCTTGCCTTTGAAATCTAAGGCTAGCATTTCCATCCAAGAAATCAGAGCTACAGCAAATTACATTTTTGTCCCTTGAATGAGAGAAGGATCATTGAATGGATCTCGTGATATTTCAGGCTTTAAACGTAACCGAGAGGCAGCAATGAACAATGCCTCGTCACAGCTAATACCATCCACCGAGTTGGCTTTCTTTTGCATCTGGATCTATCACACCGcgtatttctctttcactttcgcAGGAGGCAAAATGCAAGAGGTTTAAGCAGAAAGCAAAGTTTCCAGGAAAAGCAGATgctggtgtttgttttttaaagtagaatGAGCAGAGTCTTTCTATTGCCAGCGACAATAATGTCGTTTTAAAATTTCTCCTGATGCACTTATATACTGCCAGTCCTCTTCCTCTCACCCCACCCTCTTCaattcccctcccccagctttaAGATTTCCACCAAAGAGTCAAACAGCCAAGAAATAGTAAACTCAGAAAAAAACCTTTGAGAACACATTACAAAAGGTTGGCTGGAgcgtcctattttttttttttaatttggccagGTAGTACTAGTTGTTCTCTATTCCTATTgagattttcacacacacacacacacacacacacacacacacacacacacacacacaaactcacagtCCTATTCCTCCTGCACAAGGCTATGTGATTTAGTAACCATTTCAAAAtcaccttttcctctcctttctcctctttcacctttaaaaTACTGGCAATATGGGTGGTTTTTAAAACTAGCAGAATAGTATTTTTTACACTAAAGTTACAGTCTGTTGggtcaaatgaagaaaaataaaggccaAGGGATTTGGGAACTGGGTCTATATATACAATTTATGTGAGTATCTTTGTGCACTCAGATACCTTcacatttatacatttttaatactCTTATTACACACCTTTCTTCTTGTCTAAtacattcttttgtttctttaacttccctatcagtgtgtgtgtgtgtgtgtgtgtgtgtgttaaggcgTGAGTGTGCACATTCtcgtgtgcacatgcacacacacacacacagaatgtgaCAGACAGCTTTCTTGTGGCCATCAGCACACGTTGCATATCCGGGGTCTTCTCCAGGCACATTGGGGGTCGATCCCGATAAAAAGATCTAGCTGAGGCCCCTGAGCGCTCACACATGAAAGGCAGGGGACTTTAAGATGGATTTGCATGCACACAGGGGATTTCGATCAATAGCTACCAACATTTATGGCTTAGATTATTAATGTGAAAGCTGGCCAAAAGAATGGGGATGAAAAATTAAAGGTGTCTGTTATCAATTATGCTTAAAGTTATGCAATAATTTACTTACTTTGCCTGGATGTGCAGATCCAGATGTATAAAGTACTATTCTTCAAAAGCCAGGGGGTTTCTTTGATAAATATGTTGACCATGTCAGCCGCCTCTACAATCAAAGATGAACCCCATTCAGATGATGGACtgtattcaaattctttttttttttttaagatatatcaACTTCTATGTTTCTGaagcacatatacatatgtgggGTGGATATGCCCAAATTAACATTTATGTGGATATTCATCTCCAAGGGTCCAGGGAATTACTTAACTGAGAATTTAGGCATATATAAGATATGCACTGAGTTTGTTAATTAAATGCGATTATTTACTCAGGGAGGAATGCATAATCTACACACTACCATAAAAAGTATTTTAGCTTTGAAAACAAAGCTGTTTGCTAGAGGAAAATCCGCTGTGGCAAATACAGATAGAAATATATTAATGTCCACTTACTTCTGCATTTGTTGTAAAAAATCAgcactttcagtttttaaagtgaTGGGCTATGAAGATATGAACATATTTGTCTTTACTTATCCTGTGTGAATGTGCTAAATTTATCTTCAAAGGttctattttgatttattttcaccgtattttatgtttaaataccATTGCAATTCGGTCTGACCTCTTTCCTATGCAGCGAAGTAATGCACACGGCATTTACAGTCTTTTAAATGGTTAGCTGGGAAATGCAATAGCAATTTGCAGATGTAGTTTACTAATGGGGAAAGTTCTTTTGAAAACCTGAAGGAAAACCTAAGAGTACTTTTGCATTTCTACACTACAATGTCATATAATTAAAGtattgaagagcattaaaataatCCTTTCCCTTCCCAGCCTTCACTCATACATACATAATTTAAATGAGGacaaacccccacccccaccccacccccatcacctAACTCTTCACCATATACATTTGTTTTAGTGATTGCTGGCACATTTTGTTCAAAGTGAACTCAGACAGAAAAGACTAGGGAACATCACAAAGGCCTCCACAATGTAAGTACACTGGttagaagaataaaagaaatcccTTGTACTGTTAGCCAAAAGTAACTATAATAAAACATCACaaatactaaaataataataaagactcATATGGCTGAATTAATTGAGGATATAAGACAATAAAATCCTATGTGAGAGTCAACAGTTCCTTACCTAAATTTATGTCTTTTACGTTCTCTACTTTTGGGGAGGGGAAAATGAGAatgcaggaggaggaaatggctaacTTGAGGATCAACTTAAATTATAACTTagtacattttctttaaattttttcttttttgtctcatTCAAACAAATCAGGGCAGGTCTCCAAAAGGGCCCATCCTTCTGTTCTTAGGCATCTGAAAATCCTGTTTTTAACAGAAGTTTGGGACACAGAGTATATGCCATGTTGTCTACTGACCCATAATCAAAATGCGGTGACCTTCTACCCTTTTTTTGCCCCCTGACCCATCTTGAATTCAATGCAGCCTTTATAAATTTGCAAATCCTTGGAGGTAGAGGGGGTTTTGTGAGGCTTTGTTCTGAAAAAGCCCTAAGAGTGTGCTTTCTAAATTAGACAAATGTAGAGCAACAAACCCTGGCGGACAAGATTTTTTACAGGTGAGCCATAGGCAACTCTTCAGATAACACATATTGCAAGCCAAAAAGCAGTTATAAACATGGGAGACAAGAAGGTTATAGATTGTGTCAAATTAGAGTATGGTACAAATTTGCACTTTCATGATGTAAGAAATGGTTAGGCCACAATCTTCCTGCTCTCCTCATCTCAAGGGCTGTGGGGGACCCTAGTGATCATGGAAGGAATGGGGTGGGAGAGGAGtaaagagagaggggaggaaggctgggagggaaaaaaagaaaggagcaagACCTGATCTGAATGTACAGGCACATTCCCTTATCTTTTCTGCTATCAGCCAGTTTAAAGGACACCATAATTATGATAGTGATAAAACAATGCCTGCTTATGTgtgctgaataaataaagaatgtTTACAGCTCAAGAATCTTTGAATTCCAATTAAATGCTATCAAAGAAAAACCACTTTTCCTACTGCAACTGCCTTTCCCCCAATTATCTTGTTTTGTTGCAATATTTTCCTATGAGACACCAGGGCCTCTTACAATTGATCCTGAatgtaggaggaaaaaaaaaaaaaaaaatctgagaaagtaTAGAGTTCTGTGTTGGCGTATTCAATAACCCACAAACCTCAAGATCCACAATTTATTTGGGATACCCcgatttttgtttatttcccaTCTGCGAGAGCCAAACAAGTAGGACCTGAAGTGATGACATTCAGTGTTGAGGCCTACCTATGGGCTGTTTAAGCCACACTGAAAATTCTGAGCACCCTAgaggggagaagggaaagatacGCATGTGAAGCCTGATGGTCTCTGGAAAGGGAATCCTCTGGTTCTGTTCCCCTGGCTTCAGCCCAAATTCTTCTAGGAGCACTGGAGCCAATCACTGTCTTCCACTGCTGCAGCTACTGGGTGCACACAAAAAAAGCGGGAGATCAAAAAACTCCAAGTTCGCATTTATGGATACACAAGGATCATTTCGTATTCATGACTCCAACAAATCACATtataatcagattttaaacaagGTTTGGGGAGTAATGCCCACCAGGCTGGACACTAAACACTAACACGTATCACATGCTAGCCAGGGAAGTCACTTGTTAAATCTTGGAATCACAGTGTGAAAATTGTCTTTCAACTTTGGAAAAGCTCACTTTTTGCTTTAAAGGCCAGTTTTTACACAAATTCATTTCAAGCAAGTGCCTCTCTTTAAGTCATTCCGAAACGCTATAATTCAAATTTCTGTTTGCTTCCTTTCTCAGTTCCAGTAGTGTTTTGAAAAAAACACATGGCATAACAAACATTATGGAAAACCCACTCGTTCCGTTAAATGtccttacaaacctgcctttttACTCCATCTGTCTGAGCAGCGCATTGCTAAGTAGAAActtaaacaaaaaaacacacacacactttcctcaAAGAAATATCTAGTATTTCTTGGCAAATTCTTTTGGTGATGTGGTACAAAAATACAGTGGTAAAAATTTTCAGAGGATACCTAAATTCCCTGGATGCTTGCGGACCCCTTTCCTTTTGAAAGTTTCGAGCTTCCAATACCCTCAATTCTACTGGCAGAATTAGGATGGACTTAGAGGGTCCTAAACGTGACCGATTCACTAAGGCGGGGGGCTACAGCTTGCAGCAACGTGCTCGGCAACTTAATCCTACGCTAaaagagggcagagagagaaaaagaatggaatacaAACTCTCCCGACATTCGTAGTTACTTTCAAGGTGGATTGTGTATTTTAAGGCTGATGGGAACGTCTGGTTTGGGgagcaaaaagaagagaaggtaagTGTTTGTCCTTGTATCCACCAGTTCCTAGAGAAACAATGAAagaacaaagggaaccacttctcCATCTGAACATTTTCTGAATCTCCCTCTGTTTCAAGCCAAAAAGCTTGCGAGGGGATTCGCTTTGCTCTACCGTAAGCAGTTATTGCTACGCTTGCTGAGCTAAGAAAGAAAAGTTGAGCGGCAGTGTAAATatagactaaataataataataaagacttGCTGTAGCGTATCTCCAGAGCTCCAGCCCCCGCAACTTTAGAAGTTGCTAAATGCAAGAAGGGAAAGCCCAAGAAAGAATCTTTACATTACAGATTTCAAACTCAGTCATTTAAATAGCCTTACTTGCTTTTTGAAAGGATTTCTGCGCACAAAATGTGTAGGTTACTGTCTATGGGGAAAGAGCGGCGTACTGTTCAGGTCGAAAAATGTTCCCTATTTCTATGTGGAAAATACTTTTGTTCAAAGGAAAGGGGATTCAAGTATTGACGCTACTGTTTGCTGATAGAAATGGCAGCAGTGGTTGGGAAAGGAGAGTCGTATGTAAACGTATTTGCTTTGGGGTACAGTGGTTATCGGCAAGTCGGCCTTTGTGGGTCTGTGTGGCTGAATGAGTAAGTGACCGTGTGCCATCGGCATTATATAAATGGATCGGTGTGTGGGGGGAGCCCCCAAAGCCGGCGAGCACGTGAAACACACATTTTTTTACTGCCCCCCACCCAGCGGCGACCAAGCCCCCCTCCACGCCACCCCCAAATCCGTATATTACCTGCCCAGTTACAGGGACACATGTTTATGTTTATAGTCCTGGTTTGTAGTAGTGTCAAGAGCCGCAgcaagaggagggggaggagggaggagagggaggagtaaATGCAACCACCCCCACTTGTTGTTAAAGCAAATTTACTGCGTTATTGCAAGGCCGGTACGGGGGGCTGGGAAGTGAGTTGAGAGGAAGGGTAGAGTTGGGTAGTGTGTTGGTGGTggaaggcgggggtggggtggggttaggAGATCCGGGATGGAGCTCCTCTCTCCAGCGGCCCGGGAAAAGCAGCTCGGTCAATAGGGGAGCATGCTGGCGCGGTCGAAAACAAAAAGGTTCCTCCTGCTCGCTGCGTTCACGTGGGGGGCTCGGCAAGCGGGGCTCCAGGGCCCTGACCTCTGACCCTGGCTCCTCTCCGCGCTCTCCCGGTGCCGCGCGGCCACTTTTTACCCAGGATCCCTCGCGCCGGCCGCGCTCGTGCCGAGCTCGAGTCCTTCTTAATCCTCCATTCCCCGATCCcgtcccctcccccccaccccccccgccgCCAGCCCCGGGGGAGGATTCTCCGGCAGGgaacccccgccccacccccaccccgagagCCCGGGCCGAGGCGACCACAGTCGGGCCGGGTGGGGCGGGGAGTGCAGAACCGGCCTCCCCTGCCGGGCCGGGcctgcgggggaggggaggggagaaaaagGCGGGGGAGGGGACCCGAAAGGAGGGGGCGCGGCGGCCCGGCCCCGCTGCCCTGCCGCGGCCTGGACCTGTTGACTGCTATTGGTCCGTCTCGCCCTGCGCCCTCTCCCAGCCCGCTGCAGCCCCGGTCCTTCCGCGGAAACGTGGGGAGGAAATAAGGATGGCTGTTCTCTCCGCCTCCCTCCaactttagtttttttcttaGGGGATGAGAAAGCAAAGTAATCTCATCCGCTGCTCCATCCTGTCTCATAAAGTCCTGTCATGCGCGGGCCCGCCGCCCTCCCGGCCCCAGCTATTTAAAACCTCCTCTCTTCCTCAGACCAGCTCCCCTACCCGGAGCCCGAGGGCCCTCGACGCCCCCGCTGCGCTCCCCCCCCGCCCGGCCTGGCTTCTTCTCCAGCGAATTGTGTTGCTTCTTTCCTAGAAGCTCCCTCGTCCACGTTCCACTTTTTTACCGTCCCGGGAGGCGTAAGATAAAACCTCTGGTTTGCTGCATGCCGCCAGACACATTCTCTGCCCTCTCGTCAAAATGCACTTGATGGAgagtttaaaataacaatatttaaaggaggaaataaaaagggGCGAATTCTTTTGCCTGGCTAGACGACGTAAatgcattaaatttttttaaagagaaatgtatTTAGAGTTAAAGGTTTTATGGGATTTGCTGTAGTTCCTCCTAGATTTTTGGATTTCCTGGGAGGATCTTTTCCAGAGGGAAATAGCAAATTAAAATTAAGGTGGAAGTGAGACATCGCAACCACTtctgaaaataaaggagaaactgAGAAAATACATTCAGGAAATAGCGGGAAGGCGGCCGCAGCGAAAACTGGGGTCGCCGAAGGCAGCGCCTCGGAGTCGCAGTCGGAGGAAGGAGGGCCAGCCCAGGGCCGGGAAGCAGGCGCGCTGCGGCGGCGAAGAGCTGCGAGCCGGGCCGGGCCGCGGCTCTCGGGAGGAAGGCTGCGCCGGCAGTGCGAGCGCGAAACCGCGGGCGGGGAGGGCCGAGGTGGGCGGGGGCCGGGCGCGCGGCCGGCGCCGCCGGTGAAGCTGG from the Dama dama isolate Ldn47 chromosome 23, ASM3311817v1, whole genome shotgun sequence genome contains:
- the SKIDA1 gene encoding SKI/DACH domain-containing protein 1, with the protein product MGDLKSGFEEVDGVRLGYLIIKGKQMFALSQVFTDLLKNIPRTTVHKRMDHLKVKKHHCDLEELRKLKAINSIAFHAAKCTLISREDVEALYTSCKTERVLKTKRRRVGRALATKAPPPGRAAAAAAAAAGPRPAFWKDKHQLWRGLSGAARPLPISAQSPRPGAAAAAAAAARPAAHLPQIFSKYPGSHYPELVRSPCKPPLNYETAPLQGNYVAFHSDPAYFRSLLCSKHPAAAAAAAAAAAAAAAAAAAYYQASAAGPQPKAAAAAAAAAAAGAGGPVSLTYRCKRKRGGAKDCLLAPHAGARRLLLLPRSYKAKAAAAAAAAAAAAAAAAAGATCLERFHLVSGFCPPPHHHHHHHHHHHHHHHHHRAQLPQPSHHPPHHRRPQPHLGSFPESCSSDSESSSYSDHAANDSDFGSSVSSSSNSVSSEEEEEEGEEEEEEEEEEEEEGGSGASDSSEVSSEEEEEDSSTESDSSSGSSQVSVQSIRFRRTSFCKPPSVQAQANFLYHLASAAAATKPAAFEDAGRLPDLKSSVKAESPEEWNLQSWAPKASPVYCPASLGSCFTEIRNDRVSEITFPQSEISSIVKRTDLTINCLAEGASSPSPKTNNAFPQQRILREARKCLQATPTIHCADNNTIAARFLNNDSSGAAANSEKDSKIPHCTEFATDLPSSSPTHPEVDTAAVAATTKAENPCTDTGDRTLPFLHNIKIKVEDSSANEEYEPDLITNKLKCECNDTKGEFYSVTESKEEDALLTTAKEGFACPEKETPSLNPLAQSQGLSCTLGSPKPEDGEYKFGARVRKNYRTLVLGKRPVLQTPPVKPNLKSARSPRPTGKTETHEGTLDDFTVINRRKKVASNVASAVKRPFNFMANFPCPPSLIIGKDGDLWPAYSLNTTKDSQPPHKAHPIWKWQLGGSAIPLPPSHKFRKFNS